One window of Synergistales bacterium genomic DNA carries:
- a CDS encoding TRAP transporter small permease → MRIVHSINRILAESSGWLVTVIMVLLLSDIAARLFFKPLQGVSELAVFALVATVYLGLSHCEERHGHVRVEILLTRLSERWRRRLSLCTRTLSTMVLAILVYSAAQSARTAWSTGEAVAGTVPLPVAPVKTVILAGLVLYLVQTALGSQSNRSGEGEGE, encoded by the coding sequence GTGCGCATTGTCCACAGCATCAACCGGATACTCGCCGAGAGCAGCGGATGGCTGGTGACCGTCATCATGGTACTGCTTCTTTCCGACATTGCAGCCAGACTCTTTTTCAAGCCCCTCCAGGGGGTCAGCGAGCTGGCCGTCTTCGCACTGGTGGCCACGGTCTATCTGGGGCTCTCCCACTGTGAGGAACGGCATGGGCACGTCCGGGTGGAGATCCTTCTGACCAGGCTGTCGGAGCGGTGGCGGAGGAGACTGTCGCTCTGCACCCGCACCCTCTCGACCATGGTGCTCGCCATCCTGGTCTACTCGGCGGCGCAGAGCGCCCGGACAGCCTGGTCCACCGGGGAAGCGGTGGCCGGCACGGTGCCGCTGCCCGTGGCGCCCGTCAAGACGGTCATCCTGGCGGGGCTTGTCCTCTACCTCGTGCAGACAGCCCTGGGAAGCCAGAGCAACCGCTCCGGAGAGGGGGAAGGGGAATGA
- a CDS encoding TRAP transporter large permease, whose protein sequence is MMEPVTVGLGGIAVMLALLVTGIPIAINFFLVGFSGLALLIGFQAASGFLGEALYYTIASPTFCALPLFILMGAFAAQGGFAEKAYEGIHDLAARLPGSLAIATTFGCAAFGAVSGSSLATAALFGKIVLPEMLRYRYNKSFALGSIAAAGGFAAMIPPSAGFIVYAIITGQSVGKLFIAGILPGVLTAVTFSAVIILRVLRRPELAPQLPPETGEKRQAPTRAASLGKMWSIGLIAAIVLGGIYTGLFTPTEAAAIGAALALILGAAQGKIRRFAQFREAMRDSARTTSMVFLIMVGALFFGRFLALTRVPTTFSEMVSAASLPPFLILAGILLIWFLLGMIVIPTGIMALTLPIFFPVITSLGYDPIWFGVIIIKLGEIAAITPPVGLNVYTLKGVAGEGTTLEEVFSGAWPFVLCELFVLLLLVLFPRISLFLPGLM, encoded by the coding sequence ATGATGGAACCGGTGACCGTAGGCCTCGGCGGGATCGCCGTCATGCTGGCGCTCCTGGTGACGGGCATCCCTATCGCCATCAACTTCTTCCTGGTGGGCTTCTCCGGTCTCGCCCTGCTCATCGGCTTCCAGGCGGCATCGGGCTTTCTCGGCGAAGCGCTCTACTACACCATCGCCTCGCCGACATTCTGCGCGCTGCCGCTCTTTATCCTCATGGGGGCCTTCGCCGCCCAGGGGGGATTCGCCGAAAAGGCCTACGAAGGCATCCACGACCTCGCCGCCCGCCTGCCGGGTTCGCTGGCCATCGCCACCACCTTCGGCTGCGCCGCCTTCGGTGCCGTCTCGGGCTCCTCGCTGGCCACGGCGGCCCTCTTCGGCAAGATCGTCCTCCCCGAGATGCTCCGCTACCGGTACAACAAGTCCTTCGCCCTGGGCAGCATCGCAGCGGCGGGGGGCTTTGCGGCCATGATCCCCCCAAGTGCGGGGTTCATCGTCTACGCCATCATCACGGGACAGTCGGTGGGCAAGCTCTTCATCGCCGGGATCCTCCCCGGTGTCCTGACCGCCGTCACCTTCTCGGCGGTCATCATCCTTCGCGTCCTCCGCAGGCCCGAGCTGGCGCCGCAGCTGCCCCCCGAAACCGGGGAGAAGCGCCAGGCCCCCACCAGGGCGGCCTCACTGGGGAAGATGTGGTCCATCGGCCTCATCGCGGCGATCGTTCTGGGCGGGATCTACACGGGGCTCTTCACACCCACCGAGGCGGCGGCCATCGGCGCCGCGCTGGCTTTGATTCTCGGGGCGGCGCAGGGCAAAATCCGGCGGTTCGCGCAGTTCCGGGAGGCCATGCGGGACTCGGCCCGCACCACCTCGATGGTCTTTCTCATCATGGTGGGCGCCCTCTTTTTCGGGAGGTTCCTGGCGCTCACCAGGGTACCCACCACCTTCTCCGAGATGGTCTCGGCGGCCAGTCTGCCGCCCTTTCTCATCCTCGCCGGCATCCTGCTGATCTGGTTCCTCCTGGGGATGATCGTCATCCCCACGGGGATCATGGCGCTCACGCTGCCGATCTTCTTCCCCGTCATCACCTCGCTGGGCTACGATCCGATCTGGTTCGGCGTGATCATCATCAAGCTGGGGGAGATCGCCGCCATCACCCCGCCGGTGGGATTGAACGTCTATACGCTGAAGGGCGTCGCCGGTGAAGGCACGACACTGGAAGAGGTCTTCTCCGGCGCCTGGCCCTTTGTGCTCTGCGAACTCTTCGTTCTGCTGCTGCTGGTGCTCTTCCCCCGGATCTCGCTCTTCCTCCCGGGGCTCATGTAG
- a CDS encoding YibE/F family protein, with protein sequence MDDVRNLGVIVLVALFTVLVGYAAGLVTEAVFIARWDRDDAWLVRLHRVSAPREQRESRGEWATVTRNMEVTVLAGEGKGGERTVEVEHLKESRLRMEPGKLYVLSTNRFEDGTVVYFLSDRFRLPEVIGFLVAVAVFLCLAAGGSGVRALLGLLLSLGLLAGWGLPAMLAGTPPVLVALLSVAAIAALTIVVVLRRRRCWVVAFAGAVGGAVGAFLVGWFTVAFWQLNGLGSQEGALLAGTLPALSMRGVLLASVIIGAIGAVLDVAISITSAMSELAAYDEQIPGGRLFQAGMNVGRDVLGSMINTLILAYFGSSLVVALLIAASGTGFFSLLNDPMIAQELCRGVAGTVGLLSTIPLTSFAGMLLLSGEREPDSRA encoded by the coding sequence GTGGATGACGTGCGAAACCTGGGGGTCATTGTCCTGGTCGCTCTTTTTACGGTACTCGTCGGCTACGCCGCCGGCCTGGTGACCGAGGCGGTCTTCATCGCCCGGTGGGACCGGGACGACGCCTGGCTGGTCCGGCTGCACCGGGTTTCGGCGCCCAGGGAGCAGAGGGAGTCCCGGGGGGAGTGGGCCACGGTGACCCGGAACATGGAGGTGACGGTGCTCGCCGGCGAGGGCAAAGGCGGTGAGCGCACCGTGGAGGTGGAGCATCTCAAGGAGAGCCGCCTCCGGATGGAGCCGGGGAAGCTCTACGTGCTCTCCACCAACCGCTTCGAGGACGGGACGGTGGTCTACTTCCTCTCCGACCGTTTCCGTCTGCCCGAGGTGATCGGCTTCCTGGTGGCCGTGGCCGTCTTTCTCTGTCTTGCAGCCGGCGGGAGCGGTGTCCGGGCCCTGCTGGGGCTGCTGCTCTCCCTGGGACTGCTGGCCGGCTGGGGCCTCCCCGCCATGCTCGCCGGCACGCCCCCGGTGCTGGTGGCCCTTCTCTCTGTCGCCGCCATCGCGGCGCTGACCATTGTGGTGGTGCTCCGGCGGCGCCGCTGCTGGGTCGTGGCCTTCGCCGGGGCGGTGGGGGGTGCCGTAGGGGCCTTCCTGGTGGGGTGGTTCACCGTGGCCTTCTGGCAGCTCAACGGTCTCGGCTCCCAGGAGGGGGCGCTGCTGGCCGGCACGCTCCCGGCGCTCTCCATGCGGGGGGTGCTGCTCGCCTCGGTGATCATCGGCGCCATCGGGGCCGTTCTGGACGTGGCCATCTCCATCACCTCGGCCATGTCGGAGCTCGCCGCCTACGACGAGCAGATCCCCGGGGGCCGGCTCTTCCAGGCGGGAATGAATGTGGGGCGCGATGTCCTGGGCAGCATGATCAACACGCTGATCCTCGCCTACTTCGGCAGCTCCCTGGTGGTGGCGCTTCTGATCGCCGCCTCGGGGACCGGCTTCTTCTCGCTGCTCAACGATCCCATGATCGCCCAGGAGCTCTGCCGCGGCGTGGCCGGAACGGTGGGTCTTCTTTCCACCATCCCGCTCACCTCCTTCGCCGGGATGCTGCTTCTGTCAGGGGAAAGGGAGCCGGACAGCCGCGCTTGA